In Hermetia illucens chromosome 5, iHerIll2.2.curated.20191125, whole genome shotgun sequence, a single window of DNA contains:
- the LOC119656650 gene encoding sesquipedalian-1 isoform X3 — translation MKINEKNLCAFATTPPYDLEGVLSKRGEVNKAWQKRYFVLKGNLLFYFEKKGDREPTGLIIVEGCTIELCEEETEPYCFQIIFNGNRTYTLSAESQDIMETWMKALTCASYEYKKLMVAELQRQLEEIEGIRKKYNQETIQRAAPKPPPRRQNPFNRPAPPPPVLNSNAPNPSVANNNIEATSTAGVSTISTTGTAMTTTAGKHHNFLNSPEKKCGYV, via the exons ATGAAAATCAACGAAAAGAATTTATGTGCGTTCGCAACAACGCCACCCTATGACCTCGAGGGTGTGCTTAGTAAACGTGGTGAAGTGAACAAGGCTTggcaaaaaagatattttgtgcTGAAAGGGAATCTACTGTTTTACTTCGAGAAGAAAGGCGATCGGGAACCAACTGGGCTAATAATTGTCGAAGGATGCACGATAG AATTATGCGAAGAAGAAACCGAACCTTATTGCTTCCAAATTATCTTCAACGGCAATCGGACCTACACATTGAGCGCTGAAAGCCAGGATATAATGGAAACATGGATGAAAGCTCTCACATGTGCCAGTTATGAATATAAGAAACTCATGGTAGCTGAATTACAACGACAGTTAGAAGAAATAGAAGGTATTCGAAAAA AATATAATCAAGAAACGATACAACGTGCTGCTCCGAAACCTCCACCGCGTCGACAAAATCCTTTTAATCGGCCTGCACCACCACCACCTGTCTTAAATAGTAATGCGCCTAATCCATCAGTAGCCAATAATAACATAGAAGCTACATCCACCGCGGGTGTATCCACGATCTCAACAACGGGGACAGCGATGACGACGACGGCAG GCAAACATCACAATTTTCTCAATTCTCCTGAGAAGAAATGCGGTTATGTTTAA
- the LOC119656650 gene encoding sesquipedalian-1 isoform X4: protein MKINEKNLCAFATTPPYDLEGVLSKRGEVNKAWQKRYFVLKGNLLFYFEKKGDREPTGLIIVEGCTIELCEEETEPYCFQIIFNGNRTYTLSAESQDIMETWMKALTCASYEYKKLMVAELQRQLEEIEGIRKKYNQETIQRAAPKPPPRRQNPFNRPAPPPPVLNSNAPNPSVANNNIEATSTAGVSTISTTGTAMTTTAEAVKSEPLESHF from the exons ATGAAAATCAACGAAAAGAATTTATGTGCGTTCGCAACAACGCCACCCTATGACCTCGAGGGTGTGCTTAGTAAACGTGGTGAAGTGAACAAGGCTTggcaaaaaagatattttgtgcTGAAAGGGAATCTACTGTTTTACTTCGAGAAGAAAGGCGATCGGGAACCAACTGGGCTAATAATTGTCGAAGGATGCACGATAG AATTATGCGAAGAAGAAACCGAACCTTATTGCTTCCAAATTATCTTCAACGGCAATCGGACCTACACATTGAGCGCTGAAAGCCAGGATATAATGGAAACATGGATGAAAGCTCTCACATGTGCCAGTTATGAATATAAGAAACTCATGGTAGCTGAATTACAACGACAGTTAGAAGAAATAGAAGGTATTCGAAAAA AATATAATCAAGAAACGATACAACGTGCTGCTCCGAAACCTCCACCGCGTCGACAAAATCCTTTTAATCGGCCTGCACCACCACCACCTGTCTTAAATAGTAATGCGCCTAATCCATCAGTAGCCAATAATAACATAGAAGCTACATCCACCGCGGGTGTATCCACGATCTCAACAACGGGGACAGCGATGACGACGACGGCAG